The Persephonella sp. KM09-Lau-8 nucleotide sequence CAGAGCCAGACCTTGAAAGTGTTTTCTTTGTTGATGCTCTAAAAAAATACAAACATATCCCAGAAATAACCATAGAAGAAAGGGAAACTCAGATTGAAATCCCTGAAATAGTTATGGAAGCTAAAGGCTTAACAAAAAGATTTGGAGATTTTATTGCAGATGACCATATAGATATGGTTTTAAGAAAAGGAGAAATTCTTGGGCTGTTAGGTGCCAATGGTGCAGGAAAAACAACATTTATAAAAATGCTACTTGGACTTTATCCAATTGATGAAGGGGAGCTATGGCTACTTGGTAAAAAGATAAAAAGCTATAAAGACAGACTTGAGCTAAAAAGCAAAATCGGATACGTCAGTCAGAAATTTGCTCTTTATAAAGATATGACCATCAGAGAAAATCTAATCTATTTTGCCAATATGCACAGAATACCTACCTCAAAAGCCATAAAAAGAATAGAAAAACTGGCAGAAGGTCTGGGATTTAAAGATTATCTGAACTACCTACCAACAGAATTGCCCCTTGGTATAAACCAGAGATTTTCTGTTGCTGCTGCAATATTACACGAGCCTGTGGTTTTATTCTTAGATGAGCCAACAAGTGGTGTTGACGCAGTTGCAAGGGCACAACTATGGAAATTACTGCATCAGCTTAAACAAAAATGGGGAATATCTATTTTAATTACCACCCACTATATGAGTGAAGCTGAATACTGCGACAGGGTGGTTGTTTTGAAACAAGGTAAGAAAATCGTTGACGACACTCCTGAAAACCTTCACAAAAAATTCCCAGACGCCAGAACTTTTGAGGATATTTTTGTTAAATTTTATGAGGAGAATTAAAAAGTTTAAAATTATGTTTAAAAATCTTAGGAAATTTGAGTAATGAAGGATATAAAGCTAATTTTACAGGAAATAGAAAAGCATATTGATACTTTAGATTATGAGACAAAAAAATTAAAAGAGTTAAACTTAACTCCTGAAGATTTAGATGATTATGAAAATATAGTTTTACTTGATGCTTTTATTTTTAGGTTTATAAAGCTTCAAAGTGCCCTTAGAGAAAAATTATTTCCATTATTTTTTGAAATTTTAACTGGAAAAAGTTATACAGAAGCTACCTTTATAGACATATTAAACACTCTTGAAAAATATGGTTTTTTAGAAAATGCTGAAGAATGGAACAAAATTAGAAAACTAAGGAATGAATTTGTCCATATATACCCCTGGGAAACTGATATAAAATTAGAAGCAGTTAAAAGCGCAATAGGAAAATTAAATTATATTAAAAAGACTTTTTTCAAAATAAGGAATTATCTTAATGCAAAAGGTATATGAAAAAGTCAGACTTTCAAAAGATGTTATTGATGAAATCATAAATTTATCTAAAAAATATTTTGGAAAGGATTGTCAAATCTGGATTTTTGGTTCACGGGCAGATTTAACTAAAAAAGGCGGTGATATTGATATATACATAGAAACGCCAGAATACAAAAATATTCTTGATAAGAAATTAGACTTTTTGGTGGAGCTTGATAAAAAAATCGGCGAACAAAAAGTTGATTTAGTAATAAAGCCATTGAACAGTCAGGATTATATATCTCAAGAAGCAAAATCAACAGGAATCAGGATTTATTAAAGGTTTTTAGCATTTCTGAGGATTAGCCTGTATTTTTATTTTTAGGATGAAAAAATATGTAATTATTCTTGGAATAGTCAGCTTACTAACTGATATATCCAGTGAAATGATTTTTCCTATTTTACCTATATTTTTGGAAAAATTTCTGTATGCAACTAAAACACAGATAGGTTTAATTGAGGGGTTAGCAGCATTAATAACAAGCTTTCTAAAAGTTTTTTCTGGATACCTGTCAGATAAAATTGGCAAAAGGAAACTTCTGGTGGTTTTTGGATATACTTTATCTGCTTTTTCAAAGCCTCTTCTATATTTTGCAACAAACTGGATAGATGTTTTATGGATTAGAGCATTAGAAAGAACAGGAAAAGGCATAAGAACAGCTCCAAGGGATGCTCTGATTTCTTCATTTTCAGAAGGAAAAAGTGGGCAGGCTTTTGGAATTCATAGAGGTATGGATACAGCAGGAGCAGTTTTAGGTTCGCTTTTTACATTTTTGTTCCTTATCTATTTTGGTGAAACAGAAGAAAATTTCAGAAAGATATTCTTATATGCCTTCTTTCCGGCGATAACTGCAGTTGTTATTCTCATGTTTTTTGTAAAAGAACCTAAGATAAATAAAACCAGCCATGAGATTAAAATCAGCTTTAAAAATCTGCCATCTAATTTTAAAAAATTTGTGATAATCCAGTCGGTTTTTACACTTTTTACTATGAATTATGTCTTTATTATCTTGAAAGCCAACGATGTTGGTATTTCTATTGGCTTTATTCCACTTGCATATCTGTTTTTTAATATTGTTTATGCACTGTTTAGTTTCCCTGTGGGTCTTCTATCAGACAAAGTAGGTAAAACAAATGCGATGATATTCACTTATATTTTATTTTCAATTACCTCTTTCCTTTTTTTGATAAAAAACTCCTTCTTTGGCTGGCTTGGATTTGCTTTTTATGGAATATTTATGTCAGGTTATGAAGTGGTTCCAAGGGCTTTTATCTCAGATTTAATAAAAAATGAAGACATAAAAGGCAGTGCTTATGGAATTTATCACACTTTAATTGGGATAACATCATTTTTATCTATGATAATCGCAGGTATTTTGTGGGATGTGTTTGGTAGCTATATGCCTTTTATGGTTTCAGGAGTTTTTTCTTTGGTTGTTTCATTAATTTTCTGGAAAACTTTAAAACAATAATAGACAGGCGATTTTTTTATCATAGTATTATTTAAAAATTATTATGTAAAAAATAAGGAGTGGTATGAAAGAGTATAAATTCCATACATTATCCATAGAAGAAACTTTTAAGCTTTTAAATAGTTCACCAAAAGGTTTAAACTCACAGGAAGCTGAAAAAAGATTAAAAAAATTCGGTTTAAACGAATTAGAAGAGAAAAAAGAAAGTAAATTTTTAATCTTTATCAGACAGTTTAACAATCCTCTGGTTTATATACTTATTGTAGCTTCAATCATAACCTTTTTTATGGGGGATTATTTAGATTCTGGGATAATAGCTGGAATTATCCTTATAAATGGTTTTTTAGGTTTTCTACAGGAACTGAAAGCTCAGGCTTCTTTGGAAGCATTAAAAAAATTAACCCAAACAAAAACAACAGTCTTAAGAGATGGGAAAGAGATAGAAATTCCTGTATCTCAGGTAGTTCCTGGGGATATTGTTATCCTTGGAGAAGGGGATGTTGTTCCTGCTGATATAAGACTAATTGAGACAGCAGGTCTTCTTGTAGATGAGGCTATTTTGACAGGAGAGTCAATACCTGTTGAAAAAGATGCTTCTGTAGTTCTTCCAGAGGATACCCCTGTTTATAAAAGAGTAAATATCCTTTTTAAAGGAACGTTAATTGTTAGAGGAAAGGGAAAAGGAATAGTTTATGCAACAGGCAAAAACACAGAAATTGGAAAAATAGCAGAAAAAGTCAAAGAAAAATCCCCTGAAACACCATTACAGAGGTCTTTAAAAGTATTTTCTAAAAAATGGATATTCCTTTTAATAGGAGTTCTATCTGTAATATTTGTTATAGGGATTTTACAGGGAAGGGACTTTTATACACTGTTTTTGCTTCTTGTTTCTGAACTGGTATCTTCTGTTCCTGAAGGATTACCTCTGGTTGTTACATTTATACTGGTAATAGGGGCATTAAGACTTGCGAAGAAAAAAACATTGGTGAAATATTTACCCTCTGTGGAAACCCTTGGAAGTGCCACATTTATAGTTTCTGATAAGACAGGAACAATCACCGAAGGAAAACTACAAGTAAAAGATTATTTTACTTTAGACAAAGAAAAACTGCTTCTTACAGCTGCATTATGTAATGATGCCTTTGATACAAAGGGAGACCCTCTGGAAGTTGCATTATTAAAATGGCTGGAAAATCAAGGTTTTAACTGGAGAAAAGCAAGGGAAAAATATAAAAGAATCTGGGAACATCCCTTTGATACAAAATTAAGATTAATGGCTACTATAAATGAGATTGATGGAAAAAAGTTTTTATTTATAAAAGGGGCTTTTGAAAGTTTGATAAATTTTGCTATAAACGATGTTTCAAAGCTTCAAAAAGTCCACGATGAAATGGCAGAAAACGGCCTTAGAGTTATAGCTGTAGGATATTCTGAAATAGATAAAATTCCAGATAATATAACAAAAATAAAAATAAAACTTATAGGACTGATTGGATTTTTAGACCCTCCAAAAGAAAATGTAAAGGAAGCTGTAAAAATTGCCAGAAAAGCCGGAATTAGAGTAATAATGGTAACAGGGGATAATATTAAAACAGCCACAGCCATTGCCAAGATGGTTGATATATATCAGAAAGGAGATTTCTCTCTTTTAGGAGAAGACCTGAAAAAGTATTCAGATAAGGAGCTTTATAATGTATTAAAAAGAACATCTGTTGTGGCAAGGGCAACTCCCGAAGACAAATACAGAATAGTAAAAGTACTCCAGTCCAACAAGGAGATTGTAGCTGTTACAGGAGATGGTGTAAATGATGTTCCTGCCTTAAAAGTAGCAGACTTAGGAATTGCTATGGGGTCTGGCTCAGAAGCAGCAAAAGAAGTGGCAAAGATGATTATAACAGATAATAATCTCTCTGTTATTGTGGATGCTATTCGGTATGGAAGAAATATTGCTTTAAACCTACGAAAAACCATCTACTACTTAATGTCCTGCAGCTTAGGAGAAATTGGATTAATTAGCTCTGCTTTTTTGCTGAACTTTCCACTTCCTTTACATCCTATACAGATTTTATGGATAAATGTTGTAACAGAAGGAGTTCAGGATAAAACCTTTGCTTTTAATAAAGAAGATAAAGACGTAATGAACGAAAAACCAAAGCCGCCAGAAAAAACATTTTTTGATAAAAAACAGATTTTAGACATTATTTTTGCAGGACTGCTGATGGCTATCCTTACCCTTTCTGTATTTCTTTACTTCCTGAATACAACACAGCTGCAGCATGCTATTGCCATGGCCTTTACATCTTTGATAGTTATTCAATGGTTTAATGGATTTCAATCAATAATTACCCAGCCTTTCTTTAAAAATATCTTTGTAAGTCTAACTGTTAACCCGTATATGTATGTAGGGGTTGGTATAGGCGTTGTTCTACAACTACTGGCAACATATATATTTCCTGACTGGCTACATACAGTTCCTTTAACCTTCTCAGACTGGATGGTTATATTAGGGGTTGCTTTAGCATTCTTTATAATTATTGAGATAAAAAAATGGATTGAATTTTTTATGAATAAAGGAAATATTTAATGATTTACTGGATAGAGTTTCTGATTTTAGTTGTAATAATATTTTTTGCAGGGAAGAACTTAGTTAAGTATGGGGATATATTAGCTGAAAAGCTAAATATTGGAAGAAGTATTATAGGGCTGATATTTATTGCCTCTGTTACTTCTCTTCCTGAGCTTATTACAGGTATCAGTGCCACTGTTTATGTCCAATCCCCTGATTTACTGGCTGGAGAGATTTTCGGCAGTTGTATGGCAAATTTATTTCTCCTTGCAATTTTAGACGCTTTTGTTAGAGACCAGCCCTTAACCACAAAGGTTCATTATGGATTTACATTAAGCTCAGCCTTTGGTGTTGTGTTAATCACATTTGCAGGGGTAAGTCTGCTTTTAGATGATATTATTCCATCTATTGGATGGGTAAGTGTTTCCTCTTTTGTTATTATGTTTGTTTATATAATAGCTTTAAAACTAACCACTGATTATGAAAAAAGACTTCTAAAAACAGCAGCCAGAGAGGTTGCAGAAGAACTACATTACGAAAAAGTGCAGTTGAAAGAAGTAATCATAAAATCTATCTTCTTTTCAATCTTAATCATATTTGCAGCAATATTTCTCCCTGATGTAGGGCACAAAATAACAGAGATTTTCGGATTAAGTGAAACATTTTTCGGAAGTTTATTTATAGCCATCTCAACATCCTTACCTGAACTTGCAGTATCTATTGCTGCTGTTAGACTTAATCTGGTTCAGATTGCTGTAGCAAATCTTCTTGGAAGTAATATTTTCAATATTTTTATTTTACCTATAGCAGATATTTTTTACACAAAGGGTTCAATTTTATCCAGTATGAGTCTTACCAACCTGCTCCCTGCTGGATTTTCCGTCTTGATGACAGGTATTGTTATTGTAGGACTTATCTATAAAGCAGAAAGGAAATTTTTGCCTCTGGCATACGAATCAATAGTGTTGATATTTGTTTATATTGTTGGAATATATATCATCTTTATAGCCCGTTAATCTGTTTTAAATCATTAATAACTTTGAAACTTTTGTGTAGTATATACTTGCCTATTATATTATGGAGCCTATTATTATTTAATAGATGAATTTAAGAACAAAATTTTTACTACTTTATATAGGAACTTTCTTAATTCTAAGTAGTTTCTTCTTATCGCTTTATTTTTACACAGAAACAAGAAATTTTAAAAATATTGAATACCACTATATTTACTCCATATTTGAACATATTAATAAAGATTTAAATGATCAAATTCAAAGCTTAAAAAGTTTGTCTAAGAACGAAGCTCACTGGAACAATATATATTTATTCGTTTTAAATGAGAATGAAAATTTTATCAAAAATAATTTTGATTCTAAGAATTCTAATTTAGAAGAATACAAAATAAACATTTACACTATATTAGATTCTGAAAAGAAAGTTATTTTAAACAGATGCTATCCATTATCTTTAAAATGTGAAAATATACTAAATACTTTACTGCGAACTGTATCAATAGATGAACCTAAAACCGGTATCGTTTCCATAGAAGGACAACCCTGGATAATTTCAATACAGCATATACTCCCAACTAATAAAACAGGAAAAAAAGTTGGATTTCTTATATTCGGCAGGAAAATTTTACCTATGGATATTCCTTTCGTAAATTTTAAAAATATTCCTGAATTTATAAAACCTTCGAAAAAATTTAAACTCAATAATGGAGAAATATATATAAAAGAGAATGATAATGGTTATACATTTTCTTTTTTAAGAAAAGATCTAAATGGGAAATTATTACCTGTATACTCAGGGAATATACAACCAGGTATAACCCAGCAATCATATAAATACACGATTATTGCAGGTTTAATTTCTATTTTCGCATTTTTGACCATTTTTGCACTATTATATTTCTTTTTTAAAGAATTTTTTAGAAAACCTTTAACTAATATTATTGAAAACCTAAACACTATTGCGAAGAAAAGAGATTTTAGCAAAAGATTGCCTGAAAACTTTAATTCAGATGAATTTAAAACTCTTGCAAGAGAAATAAATTTTCTACTGTCTGCAACAGAAATATATTTAAAACAATCTAAAGAGCAATCCCAAATGTTTGAGATTCTCGCACAAAATTCACCTGTTGGAGTTTTCCTTTTCAGAGATAAGATTGAGTATATAAATCCATCCATAAAAAATATTTTAGGTTACTCCCCTACTGAAATTATAGGAAGACCTATTGCTGATTTTCTAAAAGAAATAGATCCTAAATTGAAAGAAAATATTGTAAAGAATATCCAAAGAAGATTAAAAGGAGAAGTTTTTAAAAATGAATTTCAAATGAAAATAAAATCAAAAGAAGGGAATACCAAGGATGTATTAGTTATTTCCAATACTGTATTCATAAATGAAAAGCCTTATGGAATGGGAATATTAATTGATATAACTGAAATAAAAAAATTAGAAAATAAATTAAAAGAAATGGTGGAGAAAGATTCTTTAACGGACTTATTGAGTAGAAGAGGATTTTATGACAAATTAGATTATCTAATTAGTTTATATCACAAGAGCAGAAATAAATTTTTCCTATTATTTATAGATCTAAATCATTTTAAAAATATAAATGATAGCCATGGGCACTCAATAGGAGATAAAGTTTTAAAAATTATTGGGCATAGACTGAAAAAAGCTTTATGGAAAGAAGATATTGTAGGAAGACTTGGTGGAGATGAATTTGGAGTTATAATCCCTAATTTTGCTAAATTTGAAGATATATTTATTGTTTTAGACAAAATAATAAGACATATAGAAAAACCTGTTGTTATAAACGATTATAAATTCTTTATAACTGCAAGTATAGGCGTTACTGTTTTTCCTGAAGATGGTATTTCTGTTGAACAGTTGATAAAAAGAGCAGATATAGCAATGTATAAAGCAAAAGAAAACTCCAGAAAAACCAATAAAAGTAGCTTCGTATTTTTCTCACCTGAATTTGAAAAGCATATTAAAGAAAAGTTTGAAATAGAGAAAGAACTCAAAAAGGCTATTCAAGAATCCCCTGAAGAATTCATTATTCTATATCAGCCTATATTTGATCTGCGGGCAAACAGACCGGTTAAAGTTGAAGCCCTTGTTAGATGGAATTCGGCAAAATTTGGCTTAATGCAGCCATCTGTTTTTATACCTGTTGCAGAAGAAACAGGCATTATCAGTTCTATTACAAAAATAGTTATTGAAAAGGTAACAAAACAAATAAAAAATTGGCAAGAAAAAGGGATAGAATTAAGAGCTTCAATAAATATTTCTCCTGTGGATTTCAAAAATGAAAATGTTCTTGAGTTTTTGATGGACAAGGTAAAGGAAAACAATCTTGAGGGAAAAATATGTATTGAGATTACAGAAAATATTCTACTTGAAAATATAGACCATAATAAACTTCTTCTTGATAAACTTACTTTAAATGGTATAGAAGTCATGCTGGACGACTTTGGAACAGGATATTCCTCTTTAACCTATTTGAAAAAATTCCCAATATCAGTTCTGAAAATTGACAGAGAATTTGTAAAGGATATGACTCATGACGAGTACGATAGGGGAATAGTTTTTACTATAATTAAACTAACCCAAATTCTTTCAATGGACTCTCTTGCTGAAGGAATAGAAACAGAAGAACATCTAAATATCCTGAAAGAATTCGGCTGCACTTATGGACAGGGATACTTTTTCAGTAAGCCTGTATCTCCACAAGAGATTGAAAATAAATATTTTTCCACAGTTTCTATATAACAAATTTCCCTAAATTTCAAGATTGATTTAATCGAAAAATTTTTATAGATTTTTATTCCTCAAAACAGATACGGGGTTGGGAAAATGTCAAAAGATTTTGTCCATTTACACCTTCACAGTCATTACTCAATGCTTGACGGAATGATAAAAATACCTGAACTGGCACAAAAAGCACAGGAGTATGGATACAAAGCAGTAGCCTTAACAGACCATGGAAATATATTCGGTGCCATAGAGTTCTATCAAGAGATGAAAAAGGTTGGCGTAAAGCCAATCATCGGAATGGAAGCATATTTCACCAACAATAGATTTGAGAAAAAAGGAGAAGGTTCAGACAGCATTCTTGCAGACAAAAACTATCACCTGATATTGCATGCCAAAGACAAACAGGGATTTAAAAATCTTATGAAACTTTCTTCCCTTGCATACACAGAAGGCTTTTACTACAAACCCCGTATCGACTGGGAATTACTTGAAAAATATCATGAAGGGTTGATATGCCAGACAGCCTGTCTGAAAGGATTTATTCCTCATCTGCTTTCAAAGGGAAAATTTGATGAAGCCTATGAATATGCAAAAAGGCTGAAAGATATATTCGGAGAAGACCTGTATTTTGAAATACAGCTTAATGGTCTTGAGGAACAGGATGAAGCAAATAAAGGTCTTTTTGAGCTGGCCAAAAAACTTGATGTTAAGATAGTAGCCACTAATGATTCCCATTACCTTAACGAAGAAGATGCTGAAGCACACGATGTTATAAAAGCCCTTCAAATGAAAATGACCCTAAAAGAACTTAAAGAAAAGGGTAGAGCATTTAAAGTTAGAGGGCTTCATTTCACAACACCGGAAGAGATGTATCAAAAATTCAAAGGCTATGAAGAAGTCCTGAAAAACACAATGGAAATTGCAGAAAAATGTAATGTTGAGATAGATACAGCAGAAACAAGAGGATATCTATTCCCGAAATTCCAGATTCCCGGACTGGATAGAGAAGCCACCTATGAAGAAAAAGAAAAATATTTTGAAAAATTGGCATGGGAAGGTCTGGAAAAAAGATTATCTAAAATAAAAGAGCTTCCAAAAGAAAAATATCAGCAGTATAAAGAAAGACTTGAGTATGAAATAAATGTTATAAAACAGATGGGCTTCCCTGAGTATTTCCTGATAGTTCAGGATTTTATCAACTATGCGAAACAAAACGGTATTCCTGTTGGTCCCGGAAGAGGTAGTGCCGCAGGTTCCCTTGTTGCATACACTCTGGGAATTACCGATGTTGACCCACTACAACACGGCCTTATTTTTGAGAGGTTTCTAAACCCAGACAGGATTTCTATGCCGGATATTGATGTGGATTTCTGCCAGGAAAACAGGCCAAAAGTCATAGAGTATGTAAAAAATAAATACGGCGAAAATGCTGTTGCCCAGATTATTACATACAACTTTATGAAATCAAAGATGGTTATCAGGGATGTTGCACGGGCTTTAGGCTTTTCTTACGTAGAAGCAGACAAGATTGCAAAAATGATACTACCGGGTCCTGTGCAAGGCTCAACCCTCACAATTGATGAAAACCTTGAGGCAAATCCAGAATTTAGAAAGCTTTATGAAACAGATGAAAAAGTCAGAAAACTTATAGACCTTGCAAGGAAGCTTGAAGGTTCAGCAAGACATACAGGAATTCACGCTGCCGGTGTGGTTATCGCCCCCGGAGACCTTGATGAGTATGTTCCGGTATATGTTGATAAAGATGGCACAAAAGCCACCCAGTTTGATATGGGAACCCTTGAGATGCTTGGTCTTGTCAAAATGGACTTCCTCGGCCTGAAAACCCTCACCGAACTTGATTATATGAGAAAACTGGTCAAGGAAAGACATGGTGTTGAGCTGAATTTCCTTGAGCTTGGATTTGATGATCCGAATGTTTATAAACTGCTACAATCTGGCAAAACCACAGGAGTATTCCAGCTTGAATCAAAAGGAATGCAAAATCTCCTTACAAGACTTAAACCGGATAAATTTGATGAAATCATAGCTATCCTTGCCCTGTTTAGACCAGGACCCCTTATGTCCGGAATGGTAGATGAATATATAGAAAGAAAACACGGAAGAAAACCAGTTGAGTATCCTTTTGATGAGGTAAAAGATATTCTGGAAGAAACTTACGGGCTTGTAATTTATCAAGAACAGATAATGTTCATGGCCAACATTCTCTCTGGCTTCACAATGGCAGAAGCTGACACCCTCAGGAAAGCTATAGGTAAGAAAAAGGCCGATGTTATG carries:
- the dnaE gene encoding DNA polymerase III subunit alpha gives rise to the protein MSKDFVHLHLHSHYSMLDGMIKIPELAQKAQEYGYKAVALTDHGNIFGAIEFYQEMKKVGVKPIIGMEAYFTNNRFEKKGEGSDSILADKNYHLILHAKDKQGFKNLMKLSSLAYTEGFYYKPRIDWELLEKYHEGLICQTACLKGFIPHLLSKGKFDEAYEYAKRLKDIFGEDLYFEIQLNGLEEQDEANKGLFELAKKLDVKIVATNDSHYLNEEDAEAHDVIKALQMKMTLKELKEKGRAFKVRGLHFTTPEEMYQKFKGYEEVLKNTMEIAEKCNVEIDTAETRGYLFPKFQIPGLDREATYEEKEKYFEKLAWEGLEKRLSKIKELPKEKYQQYKERLEYEINVIKQMGFPEYFLIVQDFINYAKQNGIPVGPGRGSAAGSLVAYTLGITDVDPLQHGLIFERFLNPDRISMPDIDVDFCQENRPKVIEYVKNKYGENAVAQIITYNFMKSKMVIRDVARALGFSYVEADKIAKMILPGPVQGSTLTIDENLEANPEFRKLYETDEKVRKLIDLARKLEGSARHTGIHAAGVVIAPGDLDEYVPVYVDKDGTKATQFDMGTLEMLGLVKMDFLGLKTLTELDYMRKLVKERHGVELNFLELGFDDPNVYKLLQSGKTTGVFQLESKGMQNLLTRLKPDKFDEIIAILALFRPGPLMSGMVDEYIERKHGRKPVEYPFDEVKDILEETYGLVIYQEQIMFMANILSGFTMAEADTLRKAIGKKKADVMAKMKDRFISGAVKNGFDKQKIEKLWDDIEKFASYSFNKSHSTAYAYLTYWTAYIKTYYPEEFFAVKLTTEGNDDKFLNLLLDMKDFGIQLLPPDVNKSRAEFYIEDKGKIRFGLARIKNVGEQSAEEIVKEREANGKYTDIFDIAERLDSKKLNKRVLEALIKAGAFDFTGVDRGIMLATVDKALSAGQKTRELKASGQNSLFGLMTVENTEPVISYEKANPLSEKEKLNYEKEVLGFYLSGHPLKAYEKELRGYVTPINKLIDRKTGDKVKIAGVISDIKRKKTRSGATMAIMTVQDETGIIDVRVFTDRMEDTSFLEEDKIVIIEGSVEINEEQEKVSMNAINVTPVEYINKQVSAVRFVLSKEKAMNGVAVKLKEICEKYRGDKDVIIEINEPGKFRAEIAAHSNFAVDINDEFKQEISKILSPEEFFFE